A portion of the Stigmatella aurantiaca DW4/3-1 genome contains these proteins:
- a CDS encoding ubiquitin-like small modifier protein 1, whose protein sequence is MALVRIPAPFRSLTQQQSEASTAGMTVGEVLENLEKRFPGIGARLLDDKGAVRRYINIFHNDEDIRFLQQLATPVTEGDRITIVPAMAGG, encoded by the coding sequence ATGGCGCTGGTGCGTATTCCGGCCCCTTTTCGCAGCCTGACCCAGCAGCAGAGTGAGGCGAGCACGGCGGGAATGACGGTGGGCGAAGTGCTAGAGAACCTGGAGAAGCGCTTCCCAGGCATCGGTGCGCGGTTGTTGGACGACAAGGGCGCGGTGAGGCGCTACATCAATATCTTCCACAACGACGAAGACATCCGCTTCTTGCAGCAACTGGCCACTCCCGTGACGGAAGGGGATCGCATCACGATCGTTCCTGCGATGGCTGGAGGGTAG
- a CDS encoding alpha/beta fold hydrolase has translation MERFIEVSEGISLWVEARGPASAPALLLIMGANASGLAWPDALVDRLAQDYRVIRYDHRDTGASTWAFETKPYPLTRLAEDALAVLDALGHERAHVVGLSLGGFLVQWLMVAHPERLRSATVMCASALGGTPPLADGTAQAPIDPELLEFWSHMFEPRTREQEIAWRLENWRRLNGRVLPFEPEEFRALEERIMAHAGRADNPGAHARADYSALMRGAELPRVTVPTLVIATPEDPTTPASSSQHLAESLPCSTLVTIEGMGHALPRAVVPRVAEAILRHVHAVDGTRE, from the coding sequence ATGGAACGCTTCATCGAAGTCAGCGAGGGAATTTCGCTCTGGGTCGAAGCGCGCGGCCCAGCCTCTGCCCCCGCGCTGCTGCTCATCATGGGCGCCAACGCCTCCGGACTGGCGTGGCCCGACGCGCTGGTAGACCGGCTCGCCCAGGACTACCGCGTCATCCGCTATGACCACCGGGATACGGGCGCATCCACCTGGGCATTCGAGACGAAGCCCTACCCCCTGACGCGGCTGGCCGAGGACGCGCTCGCCGTGCTCGATGCGCTCGGGCATGAGCGAGCGCATGTGGTGGGCCTCTCCCTGGGGGGCTTCCTCGTGCAATGGCTGATGGTGGCACACCCCGAGCGCCTGCGAAGCGCGACGGTGATGTGCGCCTCGGCGCTGGGAGGCACACCGCCGCTGGCCGACGGCACGGCCCAGGCCCCCATCGACCCGGAACTGCTCGAGTTCTGGAGCCACATGTTCGAGCCGCGCACGCGTGAGCAGGAAATCGCCTGGCGGCTGGAGAACTGGCGCCGGCTCAATGGACGGGTGTTGCCCTTCGAGCCGGAAGAGTTCCGGGCGCTGGAGGAGCGGATCATGGCCCACGCAGGCCGGGCGGACAATCCGGGCGCCCACGCACGGGCCGATTACTCGGCGCTCATGAGGGGAGCGGAGCTGCCACGCGTCACCGTGCCCACCCTCGTCATCGCCACGCCCGAGGACCCCACGACGCCCGCCTCTAGCTCGCAGCACCTGGCGGAGTCACTTCCCTGCTCCACGCTGGTGACGATCGAGGGCATGGGCCACGCCCTGCCCAGGGCCGTGGTGCCACGGGTGGCGGAGGCCATCCTCAGACACGTCCACGCCGTGGACGGCACGCGGGAATAG